One region of Vescimonas fastidiosa genomic DNA includes:
- a CDS encoding histidinol-phosphatase: MAEQFSNFHTHTCLCDGKDRPEDLVQEALRLGCPALGFSGHAYAPYDGDYCMSPAGTEEYKTEIRRLQEKYAGQIRIYLGIEQDFYSPASTEGYDYVIGSVHYLYKDGEYLPVDASRAAQEQAVQQHYGGDWYAFTEDYFDTLTRVYEKTRCRVVGHFDLVTKFNEADALFSTDHPRYRRAVLRALDTLCAAPVVFEINTGAISRGYRTEPYPARWILEELRRRGIKRILSSDCHSRENLLFGFEEYAPWLD; the protein is encoded by the coding sequence ATGGCTGAGCAGTTTTCTAATTTTCATACCCACACCTGCCTCTGTGACGGCAAGGACCGCCCGGAGGACCTGGTGCAGGAGGCCTTGCGCCTGGGCTGCCCGGCCCTGGGCTTCAGCGGCCACGCCTACGCCCCCTATGACGGGGACTACTGTATGTCCCCGGCGGGGACGGAGGAATATAAGACCGAAATTCGCCGGCTGCAGGAAAAATACGCAGGGCAGATCCGTATTTACCTGGGTATAGAGCAGGATTTTTATTCCCCTGCCTCCACGGAGGGGTATGACTATGTTATCGGCAGCGTCCACTACCTGTATAAGGATGGCGAATATCTGCCTGTGGATGCCTCCCGGGCTGCCCAGGAACAAGCGGTGCAGCAGCACTACGGCGGGGACTGGTACGCCTTCACGGAGGACTATTTTGATACTCTGACCCGGGTCTACGAAAAAACCCGCTGCCGGGTGGTGGGACACTTTGACCTGGTGACCAAGTTCAATGAGGCGGATGCGCTTTTTTCCACTGACCATCCCCGCTACCGCCGGGCTGTTCTCCGGGCTTTGGATACCTTGTGCGCTGCCCCGGTGGTATTTGAAATCAATACCGGCGCCATCTCCCGGGGCTACCGCACAGAGCCCTATCCCGCCCGGTGGATCCTGGAGGAGCTGCGCCGCCGGGGCATCAAGCGCATCCTCTCCTCCGACTGCCACAGCCGGGAGAATTTGCTCTTTGGCTTCGAGGAGTACGCCCCTTGGCTGGACTGA
- a CDS encoding 3'-5' exoribonuclease YhaM family protein — MLIHDMNTGDRFEGYYILQNIAQRTTAAGKPFLTLNLVDRSGSVTAQVWDYTGPISQSDVGKVAWIAGLASEYRGAPQVTVHRIRLAEENDDYRVSDLVATAPIQMDETWEWLKETVNSMEDEDYRALCQEMLSRYGKQFRLIPAAKSMHHGFVGGLLMHTAYMVRAACFYAKLYPALDRSLLLSGTLLHDLCKCEEFVTSPLGLVAEYSVKGQLLGHLVLGAEAVSRAAAALGTPEEKSVLLQHMILSHHGEPEFGAAVRPMCIEAELLSYLDLIDSRMEIYTENLENTPAGTFSGKIYAIDKKIYNHG; from the coding sequence ATGCTGATACACGATATGAACACCGGCGACCGGTTTGAGGGGTATTACATTCTGCAGAACATTGCCCAGCGCACCACGGCGGCGGGAAAGCCCTTCCTGACGCTGAACCTGGTGGATCGCAGCGGCTCGGTCACGGCCCAGGTGTGGGACTACACGGGACCCATCAGCCAGAGCGATGTGGGTAAGGTGGCTTGGATCGCGGGTCTGGCCTCCGAGTACCGGGGGGCGCCCCAGGTGACGGTCCACCGTATCCGCCTGGCGGAGGAGAACGATGACTACCGGGTCAGCGACTTGGTGGCCACGGCGCCCATTCAGATGGACGAGACCTGGGAGTGGCTGAAGGAAACGGTGAATTCCATGGAGGATGAGGACTACCGGGCCCTCTGTCAGGAGATGCTGAGCCGCTATGGCAAGCAGTTTCGGCTCATTCCGGCGGCCAAGAGTATGCACCACGGCTTTGTGGGAGGGCTGCTTATGCACACAGCCTACATGGTCCGGGCCGCCTGCTTCTACGCCAAGCTTTATCCGGCGCTGGATCGCAGCCTGCTGCTTTCGGGCACTCTGCTCCACGACCTGTGCAAGTGCGAGGAGTTTGTCACCTCGCCTCTGGGCCTGGTGGCGGAGTATTCGGTGAAGGGGCAGCTTCTGGGACACCTGGTCCTGGGCGCCGAGGCTGTAAGCCGGGCGGCGGCTGCCCTGGGAACGCCGGAGGAGAAGTCTGTGCTGCTGCAGCACATGATTCTTTCCCATCACGGTGAGCCGGAATTCGGCGCGGCGGTGCGGCCTATGTGCATTGAAGCGGAGCTTTTGAGCTACCTGGACCTCATCGACAGCCGTATGGAAATTTACACGGAGAATCTGGAGAATACGCCCGCAGGCACCTTTAGCGGGAAAATTTATGCCATTGATAAGAAGATCTATAACCATGGCTGA
- the cls gene encoding cardiolipin synthase translates to MKHLQRKTERRIAAALRLALVAVLLLLQIALVIALTQVLRQKMYIGYSVLEIIAVLCVVRIYMRAGSSTYKPGWIVLIMLVPVVGLILYFLWNGNQVKKKLDLKPIPMPPETEEVKRRSQSAQENLSARWPRWGRLAAYLRRQDMPLFENTDMTYFPTGEEYLEDLLERMKTARRFIFLEYYIASEGEIWDRICTVLTERAAAGVEVNLILDDFGSMMTMPPEEISALRKRGVWVQMFNPVHRYVNRLYFNYRDHRKIAVIDGDIAYTGGANLADEYANLIVRFGYWKDCGIRLEGEGAWGLTRQFMYLWLRMGGELRESWDSYRPRTAPEGGEFCQPLVDGPDNNPVNTAEDTFQQLISNANRYIWITTPYLAIDEPMIRTLCIAADSGVDVRLMLPGIPDHKFAYMVALSYFGELLEHDVKIFTYTPGLLHAKSVVADGDVGFVGSVNMDYRSFQLHFECGVLFSGSAVTAVQEDMDRVMAQSERVTLQGWRERKWYVRLLGTVLRPFAMWM, encoded by the coding sequence ATGAAACATCTTCAGCGGAAAACAGAGCGACGGATAGCGGCCGCCCTGCGCCTGGCGCTGGTGGCGGTGTTGCTGCTGCTGCAAATTGCGCTGGTCATCGCTCTGACCCAGGTGCTCCGGCAGAAAATGTACATCGGCTACTCCGTGCTGGAGATAATCGCGGTGCTGTGTGTGGTGCGCATCTATATGCGGGCGGGCAGCAGCACCTATAAGCCCGGTTGGATCGTGCTCATTATGCTGGTCCCCGTTGTGGGGCTGATACTGTACTTCCTCTGGAACGGAAACCAGGTTAAAAAGAAGCTGGATTTGAAGCCCATCCCCATGCCTCCGGAGACGGAGGAGGTGAAGCGGCGCAGCCAAAGCGCCCAGGAGAACCTTTCGGCCCGCTGGCCCCGGTGGGGGCGGTTGGCGGCGTACCTGCGGCGGCAGGATATGCCCCTGTTTGAAAACACCGATATGACCTATTTCCCCACAGGCGAGGAATACCTGGAGGATCTGCTGGAGCGGATGAAAACGGCCCGGCGCTTTATTTTCCTGGAGTATTACATCGCCTCTGAGGGTGAAATTTGGGACCGCATCTGCACTGTTCTCACTGAGCGGGCTGCCGCCGGGGTGGAGGTGAACCTGATCCTGGATGACTTCGGCAGCATGATGACCATGCCTCCGGAGGAGATCAGCGCCCTGCGCAAAAGGGGCGTGTGGGTGCAGATGTTCAACCCCGTCCACCGCTATGTGAACCGCCTGTATTTCAACTATCGTGACCACCGGAAAATAGCCGTCATCGACGGGGACATCGCCTACACCGGCGGGGCAAATCTGGCCGATGAATACGCCAATCTCATCGTCCGCTTTGGCTACTGGAAGGACTGCGGCATCCGCCTGGAAGGGGAGGGGGCCTGGGGCTTAACCCGGCAGTTTATGTATCTGTGGCTGCGTATGGGCGGCGAGCTGCGGGAGTCTTGGGACAGCTATCGGCCCCGTACCGCTCCGGAAGGTGGCGAATTCTGTCAGCCCCTGGTGGACGGCCCGGACAATAACCCGGTCAACACCGCTGAGGACACTTTTCAGCAGCTTATTTCCAATGCCAATCGCTATATCTGGATCACGACCCCCTACCTGGCCATTGACGAGCCCATGATCCGCACGCTCTGCATCGCCGCAGACAGCGGTGTGGATGTGCGCCTGATGCTCCCGGGCATCCCAGACCACAAATTTGCCTACATGGTGGCCCTGTCCTATTTCGGCGAGCTGCTGGAGCATGATGTAAAGATATTTACCTATACACCCGGCCTGCTGCACGCGAAATCTGTGGTAGCCGACGGGGATGTGGGCTTCGTGGGCTCCGTGAATATGGACTACCGAAGCTTTCAGCTGCATTTTGAATGCGGCGTGCTGTTTTCCGGCAGCGCTGTGACGGCGGTGCAGGAGGATATGGACCGGGTCATGGCCCAGAGCGAGCGGGTGACGCTGCAGGGCTGGAGAGAGCGTAAATGGTATGTAAGACTACTGGGCACTGTGCTGCGGCCCTTTGCCATGTGGATGTAA
- a CDS encoding nicotinate phosphoribosyltransferase → MKTEEKLNMTMLCDFYELTMGNGYFKNGYKDRITYFDVFFRSVPDKGGFAIVAGLEQLIDYIENLHFTKEDIEYLRGRKLFDEDFLTYLENFRFTGDIYAIPEGTPVFPREPLVTVRAPAIEAQLIETFTLLTINHQSLIATKANRIVRAARGRTVLEFGSRRAQGADAAIVGARAAYIGGCHGTACTISDEMYGVPAGGTMAHAWVQMFDSEYEAFKTYCEIYPTNATLLVDTYNTLKSGVPNAIRAFNEVLKPLGITKCGIRLDSGDMTYLSRQARKMLDDAGWTDCKISVSNSLDEYLIQDLLIQGAEIDMFGVGERMITARSEPVFGSVYKLAAVEDEEGNIIPKIKVSENVGKITVPHFKKLYRFYGRDTGKAIADYMTVYDEQVDDTGDMELFDPEATWKTKTVYNFTARELQVPIFLGGKCVYERPSLEQIREYCRQQVDTLWDEVKRFDYPHKYYVDLSRKLWQIQQDLLRAKR, encoded by the coding sequence ATGAAAACTGAGGAAAAACTGAACATGACCATGCTCTGCGATTTTTATGAGCTGACCATGGGCAACGGTTATTTCAAAAACGGCTACAAGGATCGTATCACCTATTTCGATGTGTTTTTCCGCTCTGTACCGGATAAGGGCGGCTTTGCCATCGTGGCGGGATTGGAGCAGCTCATTGACTATATTGAGAATCTCCACTTCACCAAGGAGGACATCGAGTATCTCCGGGGCCGCAAGCTCTTTGACGAGGACTTCCTGACCTATTTGGAGAATTTCCGCTTTACCGGCGATATCTACGCCATCCCCGAGGGCACCCCGGTCTTTCCCCGGGAGCCCTTGGTCACGGTGCGCGCTCCGGCCATTGAGGCCCAGCTCATTGAGACCTTTACGCTTCTTACCATCAATCACCAGAGCCTTATTGCCACCAAGGCCAACCGCATCGTGCGGGCTGCCCGTGGCCGCACGGTGCTGGAGTTCGGCTCCCGCCGGGCCCAGGGTGCGGATGCGGCTATCGTAGGTGCCCGGGCTGCCTATATCGGCGGCTGCCACGGCACTGCCTGCACCATCTCCGATGAGATGTACGGTGTCCCCGCCGGGGGCACTATGGCCCATGCCTGGGTGCAGATGTTCGATTCGGAGTACGAGGCCTTCAAGACCTATTGCGAGATTTATCCCACCAATGCTACCCTCCTGGTGGATACCTACAATACCCTGAAGTCCGGCGTGCCCAACGCCATCCGCGCCTTTAACGAGGTCTTAAAGCCCCTGGGCATCACCAAGTGCGGCATTCGCCTGGACTCCGGCGACATGACCTACCTCAGCCGCCAAGCCCGGAAAATGCTGGACGATGCCGGCTGGACCGACTGTAAAATATCCGTTTCCAATTCCCTGGACGAGTATCTGATTCAGGATCTGCTGATCCAGGGGGCGGAGATCGATATGTTCGGCGTGGGTGAGCGGATGATCACCGCCAGGAGCGAGCCGGTGTTCGGCAGCGTGTACAAGCTGGCCGCTGTGGAGGACGAGGAGGGGAATATTATCCCCAAAATCAAGGTCAGCGAAAATGTGGGCAAGATCACCGTGCCCCATTTTAAGAAGCTCTACCGCTTCTATGGCCGCGACACCGGCAAGGCCATTGCCGACTACATGACCGTGTATGACGAGCAGGTGGACGACACCGGCGACATGGAGCTTTTTGACCCTGAGGCTACCTGGAAGACCAAGACTGTGTATAACTTTACCGCCCGGGAGCTGCAGGTGCCCATTTTCCTGGGGGGTAAGTGCGTGTATGAGCGCCCCTCCCTGGAGCAAATTCGGGAGTATTGCCGCCAGCAGGTGGATACCCTCTGGGACGAGGTGAAGCGCTTCGACTATCCCCACAAATACTATGTGGACCTCTCCCGAAAGCTGTGGCAGATCCAGCAGGACCTGCTGCGCGCTAAGCGCTGA
- a CDS encoding helix-turn-helix domain-containing protein → MQKVNCFTLRCFSYIIVDKKQGRSKFFSERELVLTMSIGNQISAIRNEQQLTQEQFGELFHVTRQTVSNWENEKSYPDLQILIAMSNQFNVSLDTLLKGDSKMVEAIDKERVLGKIKHEKSLVGFFTSAGTGLVASCFLSSASTIRTVVMIVGFAMIGIGWYKRAKSDKEVFKYMEEHRQE, encoded by the coding sequence ATGCAAAAAGTAAATTGCTTTACTTTGCGCTGTTTTTCTTACATAATAGTAGACAAGAAGCAAGGTCGTAGTAAATTCTTTTCAGAGAGGGAGTTGGTGCTGACCATGAGCATAGGAAATCAAATATCAGCAATTCGTAATGAGCAGCAATTAACGCAAGAACAGTTTGGTGAGTTATTCCATGTTACAAGACAGACGGTTTCGAATTGGGAAAATGAAAAGAGTTATCCGGATTTACAGATTCTCATAGCAATGAGCAATCAATTTAATGTATCGCTTGATACATTACTGAAGGGGGATTCCAAAATGGTAGAAGCTATTGACAAGGAGCGCGTATTGGGAAAAATAAAGCATGAGAAATCACTCGTAGGCTTCTTTACGAGTGCTGGTACAGGACTTGTTGCCTCTTGCTTTCTCTCGTCAGCGTCAACAATTAGGACTGTAGTAATGATTGTTGGCTTTGCCATGATAGGCATTGGTTGGTATAAAAGGGCTAAATCCGATAAAGAAGTGTTTAAGTATATGGAGGAGCACAGACAGGAGTGA
- a CDS encoding ABC transporter substrate-binding protein — MKKIAILLLALLLALPLTGCQGGQTGHSINVYNWGEYIDESIFDDFEAETGIHVNYKTFANNEMLYSAIKGGGNSYDVIIPSDYMVARMGEEGLLMELDYSKIPNAENIDPRYLNPAYDTEQKYSLPYMWGTTGIIYNTTMVDKAPTSWMDLFTTDLKGQVLIFDNPRDCIGLALIALGYSVNTTDKDQIAEATDLLIKQKEDGIVQAYVMDQIFDKMINNEAAMGTYYAGDYLTMVEENPDLAFVQPEEGSNLFADAMCIPTCSKNYEDALAFINFMCRDDIVLRNCDETGYSSPSATALEEMDEEMATDPVAYPGEDILNKAEIFGGLPEETLTFYDHEWIRICLAKVKY; from the coding sequence ATGAAAAAAATCGCTATTTTGCTTCTGGCCCTGCTGCTGGCTCTGCCTCTGACGGGCTGCCAAGGCGGGCAGACGGGGCACAGCATCAATGTGTACAACTGGGGCGAATATATCGACGAGTCCATCTTCGACGATTTTGAGGCGGAGACGGGCATCCATGTCAATTACAAGACCTTCGCCAACAACGAAATGCTCTACTCCGCCATCAAGGGCGGCGGCAACAGCTATGATGTGATCATCCCCTCGGACTACATGGTGGCCCGAATGGGGGAGGAGGGGCTGCTGATGGAGCTGGACTACAGCAAAATCCCCAACGCGGAGAACATCGATCCCCGTTACCTGAATCCCGCCTACGACACGGAGCAGAAGTACAGCCTGCCCTATATGTGGGGCACCACCGGCATCATCTATAACACCACCATGGTGGACAAGGCCCCTACCTCGTGGATGGATCTGTTCACCACCGACCTCAAGGGACAGGTGCTGATCTTCGACAATCCCCGGGACTGCATCGGCCTGGCCCTGATAGCCCTGGGCTACTCCGTTAATACTACCGATAAGGATCAGATTGCCGAGGCCACAGACCTGCTTATTAAGCAGAAGGAGGACGGCATCGTGCAGGCCTATGTTATGGACCAGATCTTCGACAAGATGATCAATAACGAGGCCGCCATGGGTACCTACTACGCCGGCGACTATCTGACCATGGTGGAGGAAAACCCGGACCTGGCTTTTGTGCAGCCGGAGGAGGGGAGCAATCTTTTCGCGGATGCCATGTGCATTCCCACCTGCTCTAAGAACTATGAGGACGCTTTGGCCTTCATCAACTTTATGTGCCGAGACGACATCGTCCTGCGCAACTGCGATGAAACGGGGTATTCCAGCCCCTCCGCCACTGCCTTGGAGGAGATGGACGAGGAAATGGCTACCGACCCGGTGGCCTATCCCGGCGAGGACATCCTCAATAAGGCCGAGATCTTCGGCGGCCTGCCGGAGGAGACCCTGACCTTCTACGACCACGAATGGATCCGCATCTGCCTGGCTAAGGTGAAGTATTGA
- a CDS encoding ABC transporter permease: MQNRNPVIAKVLNVLVFLFLYLPIAVLIIFSFNDSKSRTVWSGFSLHWYQELFQDEEILSAFSTTLTVSVLAALIATVLGTAAAIGFHAMKRRPRHLLMTINNIPMTNADIITGVSLMLLFVFTGNMLGFSLGFGTLLVAHITFNIPYVVLAVLPKLRQLNPNLGEAAMDLGATPWQAFWKVLMPELRPGILNGLLIAFTLSIDDFVISYFTAGSEVSTLAMQIYAMTRKRISPEVNALSTILFVVVLTLLLIVNFREMHQTKQAEKRDKALQKDGVKGGTR, encoded by the coding sequence ATGCAGAATCGGAATCCTGTTATCGCCAAGGTGCTCAATGTACTGGTGTTCCTGTTTTTGTACCTGCCCATTGCGGTGCTGATCATCTTCTCCTTTAACGACTCCAAGAGCCGCACGGTCTGGTCGGGCTTCTCCCTGCACTGGTATCAGGAGCTGTTCCAGGACGAGGAGATACTCTCCGCATTTAGCACCACCCTCACGGTGTCTGTGCTGGCGGCGCTTATTGCAACGGTTCTGGGCACGGCGGCTGCCATCGGCTTCCACGCTATGAAGCGGCGGCCCCGGCACCTGCTTATGACCATCAACAACATCCCCATGACCAATGCCGACATCATCACCGGCGTGAGCCTGATGCTGCTGTTCGTGTTTACGGGGAATATGCTGGGCTTCTCCCTGGGCTTCGGCACGCTGCTGGTGGCCCACATCACCTTTAATATTCCGTATGTGGTTTTGGCGGTGCTGCCTAAGCTGCGGCAGCTGAACCCCAATCTGGGGGAGGCGGCCATGGACCTGGGCGCTACGCCTTGGCAGGCCTTTTGGAAGGTGCTCATGCCTGAGCTGCGGCCCGGTATCCTCAACGGCCTGCTCATCGCCTTTACCCTCTCCATTGATGACTTTGTCATTTCCTATTTTACCGCCGGGTCCGAGGTGTCTACCCTGGCTATGCAGATCTACGCCATGACCCGCAAGCGCATCAGCCCCGAGGTCAACGCCCTGTCTACGATCCTGTTTGTGGTGGTACTGACCCTTCTGCTCATTGTGAACTTCCGGGAGATGCACCAGACCAAGCAGGCGGAAAAGCGGGACAAGGCCCTCCAAAAGGACGGCGTGAAGGGAGGGACCCGGTGA
- a CDS encoding ABC transporter permease, with translation MKTKTPAIPYVVWMAVFVVVPLLLIVVYAFTNYDGKFTLENFTNLDVFLQVCGNSLYLAAVATLICLLIAYPFAYFLAQTGPATRKVAMLFIMLPMWMNFLLRTYAWMSILENHGFLNQILALVGIGPLHIINTDAAVILGMVYNFLPFMILPIFSVIEKLDRRYIEAAQDLGAGKMQVFRRVIFPLSVPGVISGIMMVFIPSISTFAISKLLGGGMSFLLGDLIEMQFLGSAYNPHLGSAISLMMLLLVIIAMLIMNRFGDGEEGAVMM, from the coding sequence ATGAAAACTAAGACCCCCGCCATTCCCTATGTGGTGTGGATGGCTGTGTTTGTGGTGGTGCCGCTGCTGCTCATTGTGGTGTACGCCTTCACCAATTACGACGGCAAGTTCACCCTGGAGAACTTCACCAACCTGGATGTTTTCCTCCAGGTGTGCGGCAACTCCCTGTACCTGGCGGCGGTGGCCACGCTCATCTGCCTGCTCATAGCCTATCCCTTTGCCTATTTCCTGGCCCAGACGGGCCCTGCTACGCGGAAGGTAGCCATGCTTTTTATCATGCTGCCCATGTGGATGAACTTCCTTCTGCGTACCTATGCGTGGATGTCCATTCTGGAAAACCACGGCTTTCTCAACCAGATCCTGGCCCTGGTGGGCATCGGCCCCCTGCACATCATCAATACCGACGCGGCGGTGATTTTGGGCATGGTGTATAACTTCCTGCCCTTTATGATCCTGCCCATTTTCTCGGTGATCGAGAAGCTGGATCGGCGTTATATTGAGGCGGCCCAGGACCTGGGCGCGGGCAAGATGCAGGTTTTTCGGCGGGTAATTTTCCCGCTGTCCGTTCCCGGGGTCATCAGCGGGATTATGATGGTGTTCATTCCATCTATCTCCACCTTTGCGATTTCCAAGCTCCTGGGCGGTGGTATGAGCTTCCTGCTGGGTGACCTGATCGAAATGCAATTTTTGGGCTCGGCGTATAATCCCCATCTGGGCAGCGCCATATCGCTTATGATGCTGCTGCTGGTGATTATTGCCATGCTCATTATGAATCGCTTCGGCGACGGAGAAGAAGGGGCGGTGATGATGTGA
- the potA gene encoding spermidine/putrescine ABC transporter ATP-binding protein has protein sequence MSKELIRLRNICMAFDDEQVLDNINLYFNDSEFLTLLGPSGCGKTTTLRIIGGFTTPTSGDVIFDGVRINDVPPHKRQINTVFQKYALFPHLDVFENIAFGLRIAKVPEEEIRERVTEMLGVVSLKGFEKRRVDQLSGGQQQRVAIARALVNRPKVLLLDEPLGALDLRLRKDMQNELKRIQQQMGITFIYVTHDQEEALTMSDTVVVMDKGRIQQIGTPEDIYNEPKNAFVADFIGESNILDGVMHEDYVVEFFNRKFKCLDKGFAPMEPVDVVIRPEDIEIVPADKGRLVGTVTSVTFKGVHYDTIVDFKGYKWLIQTTDYHEVGEVIGIILNPDDIHIMKKSEYSGQFGDYSSYSAEYDEINDPDFAEEDEEDADDEN, from the coding sequence ATGTCCAAAGAGTTGATTCGCCTGCGGAATATCTGCATGGCGTTTGACGACGAGCAGGTTCTCGATAACATCAATTTGTATTTTAATGATTCGGAGTTCCTGACGCTTTTAGGCCCCAGCGGCTGCGGCAAGACCACCACACTGCGTATTATCGGCGGGTTTACCACCCCTACCAGCGGTGATGTGATTTTTGACGGCGTCAGGATCAATGATGTCCCGCCCCACAAGCGGCAGATCAACACGGTGTTCCAGAAGTATGCGCTGTTCCCGCACCTGGATGTGTTTGAAAATATTGCCTTCGGCCTGCGCATTGCCAAGGTGCCGGAGGAGGAGATCCGTGAGCGGGTTACGGAGATGCTGGGCGTTGTGAGCCTTAAGGGCTTTGAAAAGCGGCGCGTGGATCAGCTATCCGGCGGCCAGCAGCAGCGGGTGGCCATTGCCAGAGCATTGGTGAACCGGCCCAAGGTCCTGCTGCTGGACGAGCCCCTGGGCGCACTGGATCTGCGTCTGCGCAAGGATATGCAGAACGAGCTGAAGCGTATTCAGCAGCAGATGGGCATTACCTTTATATATGTTACCCATGATCAGGAGGAGGCACTGACCATGTCCGACACCGTGGTGGTGATGGACAAGGGCCGCATCCAGCAGATCGGCACACCGGAGGACATTTACAACGAGCCGAAAAACGCCTTCGTGGCGGATTTTATCGGCGAGAGCAACATCCTCGACGGCGTCATGCATGAGGACTATGTGGTGGAGTTCTTCAACCGCAAGTTTAAGTGCCTGGACAAGGGCTTTGCCCCCATGGAGCCGGTGGATGTGGTCATCCGGCCCGAGGATATTGAGATCGTCCCGGCCGACAAGGGCCGCCTGGTGGGTACGGTGACCTCCGTCACCTTCAAGGGCGTCCACTATGATACCATCGTGGACTTCAAGGGCTACAAGTGGCTTATTCAGACCACCGACTACCACGAGGTAGGCGAGGTCATCGGCATCATCCTCAATCCTGACGACATCCATATTATGAAGAAGAGCGAGTACTCGGGCCAGTTCGGCGACTACAGTTCTTATTCGGCGGAGTATGACGAGATCAACGATCCCGACTTTGCCGAGGAGGATGAGGAGGACGCTGACGATGAAAACTAA
- a CDS encoding RluA family pseudouridine synthase yields the protein MRELTVGKNDAGQRLDRFVGKSLPLLPPALLQKYIRLKRIKVNGQRAARDQRLSQGDVLQLYINDEFFDQPREENMFLTLFKPSLDIVYEDENLMLLNKKAGLVVHADETEKVNTLINHIQAYLYQKREWNPRWENAFTPALCNRIDRNTGGIVIAAKNAETLRIINDKIRDHELTKRYLCITLGAPRPPAGEVENFLRKDEKKKQVFVFHKPVSGAKTAVTRYKTLQRRGELALVEVELLTGRTHQIRATMADLGCPLLGDGKYGNGEKNRGYGETRQALYSYQLTFDLPTDAGILNYLRGRTFQVEQVPFREKYFG from the coding sequence ATGCGTGAGCTTACCGTGGGGAAAAATGACGCCGGACAGCGGCTGGATCGGTTCGTGGGGAAGTCTCTGCCCCTGCTGCCCCCGGCCCTGCTGCAAAAATACATCCGCTTAAAGCGCATCAAGGTCAACGGTCAGCGGGCTGCCCGGGATCAGCGGCTGAGCCAGGGGGATGTGCTGCAGCTGTATATAAATGATGAGTTTTTCGACCAGCCCCGGGAGGAAAATATGTTCCTCACCCTCTTTAAGCCAAGCCTTGACATCGTGTATGAGGACGAGAACCTTATGCTGCTGAATAAGAAAGCGGGCTTGGTGGTCCATGCGGACGAAACGGAGAAGGTGAACACCCTTATAAACCACATTCAGGCATATCTCTACCAAAAGCGGGAGTGGAATCCCCGGTGGGAAAACGCCTTTACCCCGGCCCTGTGCAACCGCATCGACCGCAATACCGGCGGCATCGTTATCGCCGCCAAAAATGCCGAGACCCTGCGCATCATCAACGATAAAATCCGTGACCACGAGCTGACCAAGCGTTACCTCTGCATCACCCTGGGCGCACCCCGGCCACCGGCGGGGGAGGTGGAGAACTTCCTGCGCAAGGACGAGAAGAAAAAGCAGGTATTTGTGTTTCATAAGCCTGTGTCCGGGGCCAAAACCGCCGTGACCCGATATAAGACCCTTCAGCGCCGGGGAGAGCTGGCTCTGGTAGAGGTGGAGCTGCTCACGGGCCGTACCCATCAGATCCGCGCCACCATGGCAGACCTGGGCTGCCCGCTCCTGGGGGACGGCAAGTACGGAAACGGAGAGAAAAACCGTGGCTACGGGGAGACCCGCCAGGCCCTTTATTCCTATCAGCTCACCTTTGACCTGCCTACGGATGCAGGGATATTAAATTACCTCCGGGGCCGCACCTTCCAGGTGGAGCAGGTGCCGTTCCGGGAGAAATATTTCGGCTGA
- a CDS encoding YceD family protein, with the protein MRLNVNRVLHTPDAGENFHFEMDLQDLEFGGEKPVINPVVVDGRVQNKAGVLLLELQTSTTLRCRCSRCLERFDLPKTTDYSCVLAEEKQFEDSDDIVLLDHDEVDLDDLARTAFILDMDTVVLCSPHCKGLCPGCGANLNRETCRCKKQVDPRLAALAKLLPREDA; encoded by the coding sequence ATGCGTTTGAATGTAAACAGAGTACTGCATACCCCGGATGCCGGTGAGAATTTCCACTTTGAGATGGACCTTCAGGACCTGGAATTCGGCGGAGAAAAGCCTGTTATAAACCCGGTTGTTGTGGACGGTCGGGTGCAGAACAAGGCCGGCGTGCTGCTGCTGGAGCTTCAGACATCCACAACGCTTCGTTGCCGGTGCAGCCGGTGCCTGGAGCGCTTCGACCTGCCGAAAACCACAGACTATTCCTGTGTTTTGGCGGAGGAAAAGCAATTTGAGGACAGTGACGACATCGTTCTTCTGGACCACGACGAGGTGGATCTGGACGACCTTGCCCGAACGGCGTTTATCCTTGACATGGACACAGTCGTTTTGTGTTCCCCCCACTGCAAGGGCCTGTGTCCCGGCTGCGGTGCGAACCTTAACCGGGAGACCTGCCGCTGCAAAAAGCAGGTAGACCCCCGGCTGGCCGCTTTGGCAAAGCTCCTGCCCCGGGAGGACGCATAA